The genomic segment ataaatttgtttatttttatttttcattcgcaATAATATGTAGTAATGCtgttataaatatcgaataatcagttatgattaatttatttagtataaaaaaaaaagcgatattgaaaagaaaataataataaaaaaaatggtacTTACAGGAGTCCAATTAGAAGTTCTCCATTTGCGGAGAATATTTACACAAAGTCTTTTTCGACAGGTTTTCTCTGCTTCTGGTTTTTCGCTCTCATGGCAGTTTTCATCTGATATACTTTCACCTTGTGGATTTTGACAATATACTCGTCGATATTGAGTTCCTAATCCACATTCTACGTTACactaaattgttatatatatatatatatatatatatatatatatatatatatatattagtatattattaaatgtcatAAATAAAGTATCGATATTGttgctattttataaattactcaTTAACTAACCTGGCCCCAATCACTAGTAATCCATATTGGACAATGGAAACGATTACAAGGAATCTCAGTAGAtggtttcttttcattatcgcAATATCTATCAGGTGCAACAATTCCTGTTTCAATGGAAACACATTTTACTGTTGTGTTCATGTAGCCTTTAATACATGGTTTAGAAcactgaaatataaataataagataagtttattatttttttaaattaaatatttaataattgtatttatatattaaaacttaattgcaaaagttattaaaatctttaacaattaaaattgaaaaaaattgtaaaattgaatgagaattataattagtaGCAAATAGTAACCTTTTGTGTTTCAGTATGCCATTTATATccataatggaaaattatatcgtgAACTTCGTTGTCTTGTTGGGAAGGAATTTCGTATGGTGGATCAGAAGAATATTTGATTGGTGTTACATTCTGTaggaaaagtatataattttatgtattaaataataatgaataaaataaacaataagaatattaaagcaagaagaaagaatataccACTGTTGGACAAGATTTCAATATACAAGCTGTAATATTATCTGGTTTATTGGAAGCCGAACATTTATTACTTGTAATTCCATCAAGAGTCTTGCAAATGacttttcttcgttttatcCCTTCACCACAAGTAACTGAACACTaggcaaataaaaatttcatatatttaaaatatttcatttgaataatcattaattattaattaatatataattataatttataatttaacttataattttttaaaatcattttatacttaaatattataatgtaattataatatctatttataatgtaataataattttgttacataCTGCGCTCCAATCGCCTTTGTGCCATTGTTCACAAGGTCCAGAATTGCAAGCTTGAGTAATTTCTAGAGGGGGTTTACCACAATAATTGTCTGGAACGACGCGGTTCTCTATGTGACATGCATAACGTGAGTATTGCTTGCCTATACCACATGTTACTGAgcactataaaaaaaaataaattagtcctaaaagaattatatttatatattgattaatagataaattttagtttaagtttattaaattaatgtaatatgttatttaatttaatatatatataaaaatcaaaataatttaataattaattacattactcCAATTTTTGAAGGTCCATTTGGGACATGGATCATTTGCACATGCATTTTCTAAAACTTTCCTTTGTCCCATACAATTTTCTTCAGAAACTGTTCTTTGATTGGAGTCTATACAAGTAGCTGTTCTATATTGAATTCCACCTCCACATGTAGCATTGCAAGCACTCCATTTTCCATAACTCCAATGAGCATCTTCACAGGGTCCCATGCAAGATTCTGTTTCATTTGGCCGCTCAAGATGAGCGCACGAATGCGGTGGAATTGCACGGGGTGGATGATtcgaattcaataatttttgtatacatcTAGAGGTGACAACACGAGTTCCTAAGCCACAGTGATTAGAGCATTCGGAAACTGTGATATTCCATCtggaataatttacaattacattataaaaaatcataatcagtaataaattaattatgttgattattataaagattgataatgaatcattaaataatattttaaatttattataataaagaagtttagaatattttttaaaatgatggaaatatatattataacaaaaattggaaatataatttaattaactatgagatttgttaatttgattaagaactaattaattttaaaaattttaaacaatatatacttACTCTAATACACAGTGATTATTACACATTTGACTTTCTTCCCGTGGCTTTTCTGATTCGCGACAATAATCATCGGCGACGACctctttatattcaatattcgtgCACTCAGCTTTACGATATTTTATGCCTTGACATGTGCGAGTGCAATCCGACCAGCCGCTTAATTTCCATTCATAACTTTCTAAAATCTTTCTTGGCACTGTATATTTGTAACTAATTTGGGGTGGATTTAATTCGCTTACCGATAAAacctgaaatattattttttaatcaaattattcattaatcttaatagaatgtagttattttgaaaaaaattaattgcacaTACTTACTTCCAAGATTAAATCAGTTTCGATTGGCCTGGAAGTGTTTAAACGTTCTACACGCGAATCACGCCCACTGTATTCTATAGTGACACCAATATCTACGATTACTCTTTGTGTCATCACTTTAAAGTTGccatttactatatattttccacCTTCTCCAAGTCGCAAGGctaaagaaaatcaatatttctcaacaataataataaagtttattaattctttaagaatttttctaagaaaagtatttttccatacatttatattataaaaatatatctttatatttaatcatttaaatttaaatattaaagattttttttataataatcattataaatgtatgaataagaaattgaactaaattgaaatatggataaaaatgaataaataacttCCAAATCTTCTAACAGTTTTccagataaaaattcttaaagaataatttaattttaatcgggcaaatctttagaaatattctcaaaataaaaaatttcaatctcgaaAGGTATTAGATACATGTTATTCAAAGCtcaaagagagataaatacgaatcAAGTACCGAGATAATTGCCATCATCTATCATATCTTTCCAACCGGGTTGCCTGATGTCGATGTTATTGCTACCCGCTGGGATCTTGGCGATTCTGGTGTAACCATATTGGGTGGAGTTATAAGAACCTGTGATCCATTGACAGGTGGAATTGTCACCCTTGCAGACACCGCATATATCGAGTTCCGCCGTCGAGTTTAAAACGTGATCGCAACCCGCTGGTTTACAGAAGCCATTCACGCATATGTGAAAGGTATCCTGGTCGCATGGTGTTCCATCGATCACCTTTTCCGCCAGCGGATAACATTGATTGCTGTCCGTTTCGCAGTACAATTTACAACGTTCATGCGGCAATACTGTGAACCAGgaagaaattgtaattgtatgaGGACGAGAGAAACGAGCGACGACATTCTCAGCCATATGCCGGAATCCGGATTATCATACTCACTCTTGGCGTGCCATTTAACGTCCCTCGACAGATTCTTTATGTTCAAATTGTtgttattgaaatatgaaCACTGCTGATCCCTGAAAATTGAAACAGGAATTAGAACATGATGGAGataagtaagaaaaatataggttTGAAAAGAgtcgagatatatattttattgagaatTAAATTAGTTTCTTCAGCAatgttgttatattaatttcatttgcagTTTCTTATAACGTAAAGATATATCATGAAAATCGAATATTGTAaagcttataaattttttttcataatcctctttctctcatcACCTATaacctttttattttcactacatttttctcttttcatctcttttgttaaaatttcatatttgaaaaaaaaaatctgtacgtcaaagttatttaaattcaaataaagtataatttggatcctgaaaataataataaaatacctgAAATCAGGAGTTCCCGGTGGGCACTCCCTCGTACCACAGCTTCTATATTTGACCTGTTCACCAATACAATAACGACCACCGTTCTGCGGAAGTGGATTGTCGCATTCGCGGTATTTCTTCTTGACACCGCCGCCGCAGGTTCTCGAACATTTCCCATATCGTCCCCATTCGCCCCATTGGCCGTCAACCGGCTGGAGATTGAGACTACGTGAGACGCACTCGCCTCGATAACACCATTTGTCTCGGCCACAGGAAGTGCCATCAGCCCACGGCATATGCTGGGTACGACAGTGATCGTAATGGTCTTCGTTCGGTGTGGTGCACCACAGTCTTCTGCACACTGCCTGGCCGATAACCAACCAACCGCTCAGTTTATCTCAATTCTTAAGCACTACGTTCGCTGCGCACTGTTCACGAtactcgaaataattatttattacaacttAAATAAGTTACTTATTTAACTCATAATCTGAATAATTTCTTCAGATTTTTGATCTTTGATAATTCAGTATGAACACGATGGATGATGacaattttgcatttattacaatttattacaattttcgtTCATTCAACACGATATTTCTACTTCTCTTAAATTCGtggattcaaaaaaagaacggtcaatcaaaattaataatcatcttcttctcttttctcatttttttttttttttttgacaactTTAAGTGTAACTATATGCACATTACCATTTTCTTCTCAGTTTagaaacaattcaaaatttcaaaaaggaTTAATAAACGAATCGATAATTATGAAATGGCGATTAATAAAGTCGTAAATAATCCATCCTTCAACAATACGTACGTATAAGAACTTACTTACTGACTTACCATCACCCACCATGTGATTGCAGATTCTGGACCCGTTACCGAATACCAACTCGCACTGCTTGTTCACGGAATAATCTTCCCCGGGTAGCCTTCTCGGGTCCGTTCGTTCCATTATCTTATCCGGCGTGTCCAGCAAACAGTCCCCCTTTCCGGCCCTGAAACGAATTTCACGAGGCTTGAACGGGTCGTCCGGAGGGGGGCTCGTCGTGCATCATTCGAGGACCGAATTTTTGTCGGAAACGGATGGGATCCGCCGGCGTGCGCGGCGGTCATCCCATTCAGAAATGCAGCGGAACCGGATTCCTAAGCGAGGAGTCGCCTTCTTCGCAGAAAAATTCACGGCAGAATCGAGTTGTCCGATCGAATCCAATTTGGATTTGTTCCCAACACTGGTGTGCACTGAGTTATGATTTCTCCTAGTTTCCTAGTCTCTTCAATAcaacgtaaaaatataatataatatttattaatttgagaaCAGTCCGGATTAATTTTAGTCCATCAATTGTTGATTAATTAGTTGGAAACTTcttataaagagagagagtataaattattcatttatatttatttaaatgcttACACTAGATATGTACTAGATGTACGCTTTGAATCATTTCACTTTTATCCATGAATTACATGGAAAGTagatttttagttatttttttaaaaattctatgtgtattagattatatcttattcatagtttttcacaattttatatattgattcttGAACTGGTTTGCCATctggatctctctctctctctctctcaatagAAACAAATgatcataaatttctttgaaacgaATATCCTTCAAAGAATACGCGCGATCATCGGCGGCTGCctgaagatgaagaaaaagcaAATCCTAAATTCTAGACTGATGAAGTCTGAGATGTGTTCAAGGGGCGATCTATCATTGTCACGCTTTTCGGAACGAAGATGGCTTAGTGGCCTGTCAAGGTAATGACTGACTCACTCGAGAAACTCGGTGACGTAGTGTCGGGAGCATTTCGACCATTCCCATGGAAAGGTGTTATCGTCCAGCATCCTCGACATTATGTTATGCATTCCGGAACGATTCTTATAGGCTGCACATTTCACGTCGTCGTCGTGGGGCATGTCCAATCTAAAAtgcaaatagatttttttagcTCGAATCTCGTGCAATCGTGTTaattattggaagaaaaattttttaataatcggtgtttctatttcatttaatataattcaataacgaTTCGTTATtgcgattattaataaaaatattcgatgttATATATGacttttaaaagaatgaataatttaacgaatgaaatgataattttactcACACGTGACCGATCTCATGAGCTATCGTGAATGCGGCAGCTAGACCATTATCCTGAACTATAGCGCACGAGGATCTTGGTGAACACATTCGTCCCAACTCGGCCAATCCCAACGTGTCGCAATTCCTCTGGTCAGAATTGTGGCAAAGATTTTCCCTGTAAAtgtatttctctttattatttaataatattaaaaatacttttttttttaaatttcgaacaaCTCGAGATTGCTTGCCTCTAACtggaatcttttataaattccaaCAACGAGATTCGAGATCGTTCAAGTGAacgaattataagaataatagagaTACACACCAGAGTATCAGTCCATCCTTAGATTTCTGAGGAAGTTAGCTAGTGGGAGCGTTAGAAGAGTCTTTacaaacgatttttaaattaaaatttttatattagaaaagcTTGCTTTTTGGAAAAGCGTTTGAATGAAATTAGGTTAGCGTTAACGACGTGTACCTGGTCAAAAGAAGGGCAGTATCGTAATGTCCCGGCGAATATTCATTCGGATTGTTGCTCTGTTGCCATCGGCAAAACTTGTTCAACATGTCTGCCGCCGCGATCCCCTCACCCTTGGTCCGTCTAACcccgaatattttatcaattggaACGATGCTCATCACCGATATGCTTATTGGATTACCGATGGATGGATCTTTGTAGATTCTTGACACCTGAAAAAcaaacaagaatttttatctttgcattcagagagatttttatataatattttattatattttacgtattttcatttttattttaatcagagCTTAATGCAGCAGCTTTAAAGTTTCGAGCTGTGATTgtagatattttcttttatcttctagaaaaaaaaaaagtattattataattgaaataaataatgtttttttttgtcagcTTCTCTAacaatctttttctcttctaaagattatttcattaattagttTCTCTTCtcgctttaatttatttgcgaCGAAGATCGATACTTTTCCATTAGGATCGAACATAAAAATGCGTTAACGTAATTACGTTAattgagggaaaaaaaggtaagaaacgtaagaaaaattttttaattcaagagATTTCTAATTTATGTCCTCCCCTACGATAACATTCGTCCGATTAGTCTATCGAGAGCCTATCACGCAAATCCTCGTTCCTCTACGCTTCTTTTAACTTTCTAAACTCGATAACAACTTATAAATAACTAGTTCAGAGCTGTCGcttatactaataataaatcaatcgaaTCTTATAGGGAAGTTCGCGAACTACTTTCGAGATATTTGAATTATCCAATCGTTTCGCAGtggattttctctctctctctctttttttttccaagcatATGATTGATTGCAAATTGAAAATGCAAATaacttggaatttttatcttgtttGAGATTTGTTTGAAACGAATTCTCTTgcgttgaattttatttcgatatagatctcttttctattttttataatttcaattacaaaaaagtgGATAAAcgtcttaatttaattttaattttgatatttctcgtgaataattttttttttctctgaatattttcttctaaattcaagaaagataaattggatatatcattttgaaaataatatttcaaaaagataaaacgggataaatacaaaaattttaatcattcggAAGAAACAGGGGAAAAATCGTACAGAAACTATCtttgaatcattaaaataacaaaagtttctttattcaaattcttcttATCAATTATCTTTAACGACTTCTTTAACTTCTTTCCAACACAAAATTTGAGGCGATATAAAACGATaatgatttcgaaataatttcaacgtaATTTATACGTAAAATACTTCAATCCTTTctcaattatatagaaaaattcctctcgttacaatttcaaacaatttcgaataaaaaaaaatgcttgaAAACTATACATCataatcatttttgaaataataatacttttaaaataaaacttaatcaATCTAAAGAAAGACGAAAAAGGACAatgtataaatctttaaagatAGATCTTCTCTCACTCGCGAACCTCGCGTTTAATAATCAGTGAGGACAAAGATGATTTTTACAAAGGCGAGCCCGATCGCGTCGTCGACGAAGAGAGAGTCTCGTTGGAAGAGGAAAGGGCGAGGCCTTTCCTGGCTGGAAGGAAAGTATCAAAGAGACGAGACACGAGGCACGAGCAAAACGAGTACACGAGTACATACCGTGCATAAACAATGCGGGACACAGTCTTAATTAGTAGCGAATCCCAACAGGGATCGCCCAATCTCCCTTTTGGAACGAATCCGTGGGACTGGTATGATAAAACGCGCGGAGGATGCGATTACATCGGTCAAGATCCTCTCCTCGTCGCCTTTTTAATTACACGCTACTTACTCCGCGTTTACAGGCCAccttttaattcctttttctttttttttttcggtcgAGCAAATAACTTTCGGATAAGATGCTGCTGAATTCCGATCAACAATGAATTATCGTAGTttcaatattctatttcacgattttattatattcacgtTGAAGGAAtaggaaaaaaggaatagatagaaaaaaatttagtttaatcGGATCGAGTTTGTAAAAAAGGGAGTAAGAAGCTGGgaacgattttgaaaatttggaaattggaagaaaaaataataaagaaaagttgATGATTGTAAGAagcattatttgttattatttattcgaaaatcgtATCGAATCGATTGGAACAACGAGCTAAACAAACGATCCCAATTAATTCTTGTCTGCTCCCTCAACTATGACTCCGCAATTAAACCCTAATTGTCCAATAATGATTCGTTACAAGCGCCGTAGATCACCAATCCCCCCGATTTACTTGCTTATCCGAGAAAATCTTCGTTTCTTCAAGAGCGAAGATTAACCAGCCGTCTCTCGAATTGAAACGAACTTTATTAGATGAAACGAAAGGAGGGGGTGCGTTGATGCGTTCAATTGGAATAATTCCTCGGCTGATGTGTTACTCCATTGTTTCCCCAAAGATTTTTGCTCTTGGTTGCCACGATTGCGACAGATTCGCGCAGGatcgccaccaccaccaccagccAGCTTGTGgtaattgattgattaaaaCCGTTTCAAACCGCGTGATTTGCCTTgtaaattcattctttttcttttttcttattccacGACTGCGTGACGTTTCAAAATCCCGACAGGAGGCCATGGACGTTTAGAAACGATCGAGCCAATAACACACAGGTGTTCTAAGTGGTGCTGTCGATCGTTATCTTTCGCCGACAATGATACGGCGAAAGCGAGACGAATTAATTGGCTGAACGAATTAATCGAGCTGGAAATTCTATCCTCTAATGGATTTTCTTCCTTaggtttttcaatttttttcttcttttcctttgtttGGAGATTGCAtagaatttgtaataatttttttttatttgaatggaGGGATTATTGCAGCATCCTCACATTggaagaaacagagagaggggataatttttctaacaagaattttggaaataattttgatgatgataaattatacgtTCATTCTTTGATAAGGTAGGTATATGTActgtaatttgtaatattgtgTAAAccagaatataaataaagtaagaaaatatattagaagaaATGTTGCGAGAAATTAGATCACGTATtcacatttaaatatagaaaaattataattatacgaatattaatttttaatatcgatttgcaattataatcaaatgttCACGTGATATAGATTTTATCCTCGATTGAACTATTGACTCGACAAgcgtgtaatattatttatcctactttcaataatacaatttctttccAATCGATTCCAATCCCATTTTTCTAACCAAAAAATCGCTCTTCTAAATTAAACACGTTTAATATTGTTCCACGGAAGGAATACAAACTCTGAATACGTTTTCCAGCCGCTCAATATCTCTTccaatatatttgaaagaaacaaCATTCCCTCGATTTCACGCATATCTGTTGCGAGcatttcaatttctcgttcTACTTCGCACAATAACCCTTCTTTGCACAACATTGTCACGATTCGCACGGACCGACTTACCGATCGAGATCGTCGAAGGGAGGACGCGATAACGCGGGCAAAAAggtggaaaaaagagaacgaggagggccccctccccccgttgGACCGGTTGTATAGGAATCGAATCGTGTCAACCGGGTGGAGAGCGCGTAATGCGCGCGCGAGAAGGCaagttttttttccatttccacgTCACGAGGTGGTCACGTCGAGCTCGAACGAGGATTCTCGCCCCACGCTGTAACAGGTATGGTTAAATGGGTTATACACCGGCgacaaaaattcatatatttatttatcgagagGCGACAGCTGCCCTCTCGTCCCGTTCCGATCCAACTATTCAGGCTAATGGGGAAAACGTGATCTAcgttcagtttttttttcaatatcttcttATCGCCGAGAAAAGTAGGGTTAAAAGTTCTTTGTTTCGACGCGATAATTtattggaaagaaaggaaggaagaagttttcctcgagaaagagaaaaaagtaaaagaatgaCATCTTCCACCATTGCGTCAGACTGAACAATAGAGTTGTACTACTGGAAGGAATCCAACATAGGAATAAAAACAAGACGTTGtacatttataatcaattatctcGTTGGTCACACTCGTTCGACACATTGgcgatgaaaagaaattttgtttatcgcCGATCCCGATTGGTAtattacgaaatttaatatttcaattaaatggaAGCACGCGTCCACGATTATCGAGCCTCGTTCCTCGATAGATAACTGTGTAAAGCGCGCAGGGTCGGCACAGTGCATCGGGCATAAATTCGCTCGAAACTCGGTCAATCGTCGACGTTGTCGAGTCTTCTCTTCGCGCGAACGTTTTCTATCCGATACGCAAGGCCCCCGTGGATGCTGTCCCGATTGCTACCCGTAATCTTATCGACCGGTCGTAAGGCGGTTTAAAATGGTTCTCGAGATTGGACGTGGCTTAAGCGATTTAAGTAGCGACAGAAATATCGGAGATGAGATGAATTCGGCTCTCATCCTCATTGTTCCAAACTTCTTAACCGAATCGTTTCTCTCGGGAAAACGTGCTGAAGGAAACAGAGTTTGCAGATGATgttattctttcattaatttccttgattctttttaaaaaactttgacGTAAAGATTTTACATTTGTGGTCAAGAATCAAGAATGTCCCAGTTCTTTTCGTATTCAactttatattagattattgttCATTTGGAAATAGAATATCCATTAACCTcctcgatctttttttctttttaaaactttgatCTTTGAGATCAGGATCTCCTTTCCATAttcaactttatattattttgaatcaaaattgTTCATTTGGAAATGGAATATCCATTAACCTcctcgatcctttttttctttttaaaactttgatCTTTGAGATCAGGATCTCCTTTCCATAttcaactttatattattttgaatcaaaatttGGAAATGGAATATCCATTAACTTCCtcgatccttttttctttttaaaactttgatCTTTGAGATCAAGATCTCCTTTCCATAttcaactttatattattttgaatcaaaattgttcatttggaaaagtttttaaaactttgatCTTTGGGATCAAGATCTCCTTTCCATAttcaactttatattattttgaatcaaaattgTTCATTTGGAAATGGAATATCCATTAATCTcctctattcttttttctttttaaaattttgatctttGAGATCAAGATCTCCTTTCCATAttcaactttatattattttgaatcaaaattgTTCATTTGGAAATGGAATATCCATTAACttcctcgattcttttttctttttaaaactttgatCTTTGAGATCAAGAGCTCCTTTCCATAttcaactttatattattttgaatcaaaatttGGAAATGGAATATCCATTAATCTcctctattcttttttctttttaaaactttgatCTTTGGGATCAAGAATCAAGATCTCCTTTTCAACTTTATGTTCATTTCGAAATGGCAGATATATCTATGgaaatgaacaaataattattacaaatccaCACAACAGATacaatcgataatcgataacaGGACGTATCCAGCGAGTGATCTTGTCAACTTATCAAACCGGCGCTCGACGCGATGTCAAATTAGATTTCATTCggcaaggagagagagagggagaaaaggaataaataaataagaggaACGACGAATATCAAAAGGCGA from the Apis mellifera strain DH4 linkage group LG9, Amel_HAv3.1, whole genome shotgun sequence genome contains:
- the LOC412091 gene encoding A disintegrin and metalloproteinase with thrombospondin motifs 9 isoform X3, yielding MSRVSSRASVVAAVISIVLLIVVFLVVVLWAGARTKKEEESVDGRLVVEVLDSLSGVRVGNASSTTVRGVRMLEEEEEEEESFGNEVISHSERSSRRKSDSKKTKSFSRKPDLEYVQLMKLAENQYEDPPSEFSAKRRHSGHFRPATAEVWDSRPQYEFTAFGRRFRLLLAHDTSFVSPNIKITRITENTSRRENPGPELGCFYSGTVDGDPQSAVTVNLCHGMTGHVRTSTGSYIIKPAKPWRESDEQDSLEFSLEHAVQRIKPYTVVDATKDDDDDRVGAHNCGVIDDNTPTPIVENSSKGKIYFDGRRRKRRSLTEKKELERSEEDEMYKQFVGQAEGHRNFLRNDARYYSVERRRNDLSEEYGQDSEMESDPSVTWRPRRALSSEYFIEIMVAADAEMVRYHGKGLLGYILGLMSTVSRIYKDPSIGNPISISVMSIVPIDKIFGVRRTKGEGIAAADMLNKFCRWQQSNNPNEYSPGHYDTALLLTRENLCHNSDQRNCDTLGLAELGRMCSPRSSCAIVQDNGLAAAFTIAHEIGHVLDMPHDDDVKCAAYKNRSGMHNIMSRMLDDNTFPWEWSKCSRHYVTEFLEAGKGDCLLDTPDKIMERTDPRRLPGEDYSVNKQCELVFGNGSRICNHMVGDGKSAVCRRLWCTTPNEDHYDHCRTQHMPWADGTSCGRDKWCYRGECVSRSLNLQPVDGQWGEWGRYGKCSRTCGGGVKKKYRECDNPLPQNGGRYCIGEQVKYRSCGTRECPPGTPDFRDQQCSYFNNNNLNIKNLSRDVKWHAKILPHERCKLYCETDSNQCYPLAEKVIDGTPCDQDTFHICVNGFCKPAGCDHVLNSTAELDICGVCKGDNSTCQWITGSYNSTQYGYTRIAKIPAGSNNIDIRQPGWKDMIDDGNYLALRLGEGGKYIVNGNFKVMTQRVIVDIGVTIEYSGRDSRVERLNTSRPIETDLILEVLSVSELNPPQISYKYTVPRKILESYEWKLSGWSDCTRTCQGIKYRKAECTNIEYKEVVADDYCRESEKPREESQMCNNHCVLEWNITVSECSNHCGLGTRVVTSRCIQKLLNSNHPPRAIPPHSCAHLERPNETESCMGPCEDAHWSYGKWSACNATCGGGIQYRTATCIDSNQRTVSEENCMGQRKVLENACANDPCPKWTFKNWSNCSVTCGIGKQYSRYACHIENRVVPDNYCGKPPLEITQACNSGPCEQWHKGDWSACSVTCGEGIKRRKVICKTLDGITSNKCSASNKPDNITACILKSCPTVNVTPIKYSSDPPYEIPSQQDNEVHDIIFHYGYKWHTETQKCSKPCIKGYMNTTVKCVSIETGIVAPDRYCDNEKKPSTEIPCNRFHCPIWITSDWGQCNVECGLGTQYRRVYCQNPQGESISDENCHESEKPEAEKTCRKRLCVNILRKWRTSNWTPCSKECGQGIQTRTVSCHRVNRYGLIDPTPTDSCPIDQKPENQQFCKLRECDDKYYWYAGPWKKCSHACGQKGRETRRIFCLDRNGRKVARYKCPKRFKPQRKQKCNQRKCYAMSCLEVKKYFKTTKDSEYNLVLGGRSMSIYCHGMLTSEPKEYLTLPAGPQENYAEVYDKTFNDPYVCPYNGPRNNNCSCSTSGKTTFRRVRIDPVELYIIENDYTFSWMTGSNRVEYGTAGDCNSIAHCAQGHFSINLSGTQLKLSSSIVWTATRGTSIKINHINSQHVTGKCGGYCGSCKPKNGLKLDVLPP